In the Symmachiella macrocystis genome, TCAAATCACAGAGTGGACGGGGGATGAGGCCTGAGGGGTGAGGCTTGAGGAAATGAGATTCGGCAATCCTATCCCCTACTGCCTACTTCGCCGTCCACCCCCCATCCACGACCAGCATACTCCCCACCATGTAACTGGCGGCGTCGCTGGCGAGGAAGATGGCGGCGCCTTGGATTTCCCGCAGTTCGCCCCAACGCTGGCAGGCGGTTGCGCCGACGATCGATTCCTTGGCTTCTTTGGTCTCGGCAATCGGTACGTTCATCGGCGTCAAAAACGGGCCGGGGCAAATCGCGTTCACGTTGATGCCGTGCGGCGCCAATTCCAGACCGAGCGCTCGCGTCATTTGCGCCACCGCTCCTTTACTGGTCGCATAAGGAGTCCGATTCGCCAAGCCGACCAAACCCAACGTGCTCGACAGGTTGATGATTCGCCCGTAGTTCTGTTGTTTCATATACGGCGTGACCGCTTGCGAACAGAGCCAAACTCCATTGACGTTGATATCCTGTACCTGCTTGAATTCTTCGTAGGTCAACTCGTCAATCGGCCCGCGAATGTTGATGCCGGCGTTATTGATGAGGATGTCGATCTTGCCGAACTCTTCTAACGTGCGGAGCACCATCGCTTCGACCGCAACCGGATCGGTGACGTCACTGGCAATCCCGACAGCGCGGTGGCCGAAGTTCTCAGCAATCTCCGCCGCAGCCGCTTCCGCTTCGTCGGCATGTCGACTGGTAAGCAGCAGATCGGCTCCGCAAGAGGCCAACCCCGCCGCCATCGCCGTCCCCAACCCCTTCGATCCGCCGGTGACAATCGCCACACGGCCGGTCATATCAAATTGCTTCACTCCAGGTAACATCTTGTTGTACCCCTCTAAGGTGTTTTGATCTCGGTGCAATCTACATTTTTAATGTTTTGATTCTTGCACAAGCTACCGACGCATGAAATCTGTGGCTCAATGAATCTTTGTTCGGTCTCCGTCAACGCGGCCGGTCTAGAATGCCTCGCAACTCCTCGACACGCTGCAGGTTGATCCCCTCCGGACGGTGCTCCAACAGCCAGTCGGCATCCTCGGCGGCGGCAGCGCGGCGTTCGGTTTGGAAGCGGAGGACCGCGCGAATCCAGCGTGACTGCGCCGCTTGATTGTCGACTTCTACGATGGCAGTGACATAGCGTAGCATCCCTTCAGGATCTTGCTCCTCTTGCGCTAAACCGAGCAGATTCGACAACATGCGAATCACGATGTCCCGTTTGGTGGCTGTCTTCAAATGTTCGTCGGTGAGCGGGATGCCGCGGTTGGCTTGGAGCATCATCGCTGCCGATTCTCGGCTGAGAAATTTGCCGCCGTCAAACGGATCAATCAGCTGTGAGTCCCCTTCCTGGGGTTCGTGCCGCACGATGAAATGCCCAGGCAGCCCCACCCCGACAACGTTCAGACCGACGCGGCGTGCCAGTTCCATGTAGAGCACCGAGAGCGAGATCGGCAGCCCTTCGCGATCGTCGATCACCTCGTTCAAATAACTGTTGGATTTGTGATAATAGTTGGTCCGGCTACCGTGGTAACCCAAATCGGCGAACATGGCACTATTTAACGCGGCCAATTTGTCGTTTTCCGAAGCATCGTCGGGAAGCTCTTGTTGAATACCGCGGGCCATGCGATTGATTTCCTTTTGATACAGCGCCGGATCGAGTTCGTCGTTGTCGAGCTTTGCCACCAACAGCGCCGCTTGCAACAGGTCAATCTGTTCTTCATCGGCCGTTAAGGTTTTCACCAACTCAGCCACAGTCGCATTTTGGTGGATTTCGTCCGCCAGCTTTCGCAGTTGGGCCGCCTGTTTTTCCAGTTTCGCCGCGCGCGAGCGAAGGACGGTCAAGCTAGCCGGGCTATCGGGCAGCAATGTCTCCACCAACGGCTTTGAAGGTGGTCCCGTGGTGGCAATTTCACCGACCACTCCCTCGATGCGTGACGCGACTGCCGGGTCGATGCTCGTTTTGGGAATCGATTTGGCGACTTGAAAGTTTTTAAACACCGCCTCCGTATCACGAAACTTCGCCAAACCGACTTGGCCGGACGTCATCCCGCGGTCCTCGGATTCAAACACCAGTTCGTCGTTCACGTAACACAATATTCGCTTCTCTTCGATGCGTACCTTAATGTTGTTCCAATCACCGGCGCGGTAGTTGGGCGTGTATTGGTGTTTGAGAATCGTCCAGGAAAGTACATCGGGCCCGTCGAAACGCGTCAACCGCATCCGCGCGCCGCTGGGATAAAATCCATAATGCCGATCGTTGCCATCGGAGTGAAACACTAACCCAGCTGCGCCGCTTTCGTCATCCAAACGCAAGGTCACGGCGACCTCATAGGGCAACTTGGGAACCTCGACGGTACTCAACACAAATGACCGGCCACCAAAGCCGCTGCCGGTCCCTTCCACGGTCATCCGTCCCGAACGTTGCCGCCATGTGGCCCCCAAGTGCGGCGTCCATTCTTGAGGATCGAGTGCCCCGATCGTCAGCCATCGCGCGATCGGCACCGGGTTGGGTGTTTCAATCAGCTTTTTGAGCGCATTGACCGGCATGGCAAATCCCAAATTGGCCGTGTATTGCGCCTTCATCGTTAATAGGCCCAGCACCCGCCCCCGCATGTCGAGCAACGGACCACCGCTGTTGCCGGTCTCGATCGGAATCGCCAATTGCAGCATGTTCCGCCCGTCGATTTCACGCGTCCCGGAAATCACGCCGCTCACCACACTGTTGTTCAATCCATAGGGATTTCCCAACGCGATCACCGGCTGGCCGTTTTCCACGCTGTCGGAATCCCCCAGCGGCAGCGCGGGTAAATTCTCGGCTTTGATTTTAATCAAGGCCAAATCGAGTTTGCGGTCCGACGCATGCACGACGTCTGCAGGATAAGAATCCCCTTGGGAGGTTTTGACGGTGATCGGCCGCGCTTCGGCGATGACGTGCAGGTTTGTTGCAATCAGGCCGTCCGGCTCAATCACAAATCCCGTCCCCAAACCAACACGGTCCCCCCGTCGTCCGGTGACGGTGATTTCAACGACCGCTTCCTCGGCGATTTTTGCTAGCTG is a window encoding:
- a CDS encoding SDR family NAD(P)-dependent oxidoreductase, which translates into the protein MLPGVKQFDMTGRVAIVTGGSKGLGTAMAAGLASCGADLLLTSRHADEAEAAAAEIAENFGHRAVGIASDVTDPVAVEAMVLRTLEEFGKIDILINNAGINIRGPIDELTYEEFKQVQDINVNGVWLCSQAVTPYMKQQNYGRIINLSSTLGLVGLANRTPYATSKGAVAQMTRALGLELAPHGINVNAICPGPFLTPMNVPIAETKEAKESIVGATACQRWGELREIQGAAIFLASDAASYMVGSMLVVDGGWTAK
- a CDS encoding transglutaminase family protein: MRKRVACCCCWFLLGTLLTGPLFSAEETETAKPIAADSMISLPSESPLTVQQLAKIAEEAVVEITVTGRRGDRVGLGTGFVIEPDGLIATNLHVIAEARPITVKTSQGDSYPADVVHASDRKLDLALIKIKAENLPALPLGDSDSVENGQPVIALGNPYGLNNSVVSGVISGTREIDGRNMLQLAIPIETGNSGGPLLDMRGRVLGLLTMKAQYTANLGFAMPVNALKKLIETPNPVPIARWLTIGALDPQEWTPHLGATWRQRSGRMTVEGTGSGFGGRSFVLSTVEVPKLPYEVAVTLRLDDESGAAGLVFHSDGNDRHYGFYPSGARMRLTRFDGPDVLSWTILKHQYTPNYRAGDWNNIKVRIEEKRILCYVNDELVFESEDRGMTSGQVGLAKFRDTEAVFKNFQVAKSIPKTSIDPAVASRIEGVVGEIATTGPPSKPLVETLLPDSPASLTVLRSRAAKLEKQAAQLRKLADEIHQNATVAELVKTLTADEEQIDLLQAALLVAKLDNDELDPALYQKEINRMARGIQQELPDDASENDKLAALNSAMFADLGYHGSRTNYYHKSNSYLNEVIDDREGLPISLSVLYMELARRVGLNVVGVGLPGHFIVRHEPQEGDSQLIDPFDGGKFLSRESAAMMLQANRGIPLTDEHLKTATKRDIVIRMLSNLLGLAQEEQDPEGMLRYVTAIVEVDNQAAQSRWIRAVLRFQTERRAAAAEDADWLLEHRPEGINLQRVEELRGILDRPR